The Oryzias latipes chromosome 4, ASM223467v1 genome includes a window with the following:
- the LOC105353900 gene encoding carboxypeptidase N subunit 2-like isoform X3 codes for MNTNTTFLEVGAFEGLVNLISIEISNNPLSSIPVGVFADVSNLETLILKFNKLSGLQNGLFEGLGKLRDLQLHENKIQVIEDQVFQGLDNLEKLSLAKNNLTSVSTDWFSDLKKLKVLRIYDNQLTTIPEDLLKNFPNLEEVGLQGNQITSLPPNLFPHKNKLTKLYLDNNLLTGLPEGYFVGFPKLKVLTLNKNKLNSLPSVLFGEMPKLTELSLQLNNLSTLPTGIFSPLKKVKKLDLSKNHFVTLSADYFLGPEKLTDLNLQHNQIKTLDANLFENLQSLTSLKLSNNNLHALPGNIFEPLVKLSKLDLSNNPWHCDCNLKDLHGWIRDNSEKLKPPVVCEHPELLKGQEIRSLRDDQLICPTLPPTTQLIKTTIPTTTARKVMSTTHVITTTTSTTTTVTTTAPTTTTVTTTAPTTTTVTTTAPTTTTVTTTAPTTTTVTTTAPTTTTVTTTAPTTTTVTTTAPTTTTVTTTAPTTTTVTTTAPTTTTVTTTLPTTTTVTTTAPTTTTVTTTAPTTTTIAPTTTMTTTIAPTTIMTTTELTTTIALTSFVTTTAPTTTTAFTTIATTTTVEPIVGFKTTCQQEWSSTTQTTTTTMTTTALTTTVPITTPTTMLRTTRPTTTKTTQPPAPTPPLSFTCPFEVNPSEPTPYFLHQSSIKIQECKSHMMIYIALGIIEMTCMLVLAKLVLSIYRLLQQRERMNHRINLTHFSYRREVILRPLQETETHGL; via the coding sequence ATGAACACTAACACAACCTTTTTAGAGGTGGGAGCTTTTGAAGGTCTAGTGAACCTCATAAGTATTGAGATCTCCAACAATCCGCTAAGTTCAATTCCAGTGGGTGTCTTTGCTGATGTCAGCAATCTAGAGACCCTTATTCTAAAGTTTAACAAGCTCAGTGGACTCCAGAATGGTTTATTTGAAGGTCTTGGGAAACTTAGAGACCTTCAGCTTCACGAAAACAAGATTCAAGTTATTGAAGACCAGGTGTTTCAGGGTCTTGACAACCTTGAAAAGCtcagtttggctaaaaacaacctTACATCTGTGTCCACTGACTGGTTTTCCGACCTGAAAAAACTGAAGGTTCTACGAATTTATGATAATCAGCTGACCACCATTCCCGAAGATCTTTTGAAGAACTTCCCCAATCTGGAAGAGGTTGGGTTGCAAGGAAACCAGATCACTTCATTACCtccaaatctgtttccacacaaaaacaagctaACTAAGCTGTATCTGGACAATAATCTACTGACTGGTTTACCTGAGGGATATTTTGTGGGCTTCCCTAAGCTTAAAGTTTTGACCCTGAACAAGAACAAACTAAACAGTCTGCCATCTGTTCTTTTTGGAGAAATGCCTAAATTGACTGAGTTAAGCCTCCAGCTAAACAATCTCAGCACCCTTCCTACAGGAATATTCAGCCCTctgaagaaagtaaaaaaattagaTCTCTCGAAAAATCACTTTGTCACCTTGTCTGCTGATTACTTCCTTGGTCCAGAGAAGCTCACCGACTTGAATCTGCAGCACAACCAGATAAAAACATTGGATGCAAACTTGTTTGAAAACCTACAATCACTGACGTCCCTCAAACTTTCCAACAACAACCTCCATGCCCTTCCAGGAAATATTTTTGAACCTCTTGTAAAACTCAGCAAACTTGACCTTAGTAACAACCCCTGGCACTGTGACTGTAACCTGAAAGATCTTCACGGGTGGATAAGAGACAACTCTGAGAAGCTCAAGCCTCCGGTGGTGTGCGAACATCCAGAACTTCTGAAAGGACAGGAAATCCGATCACTGAGGGACGATCAACTTATTTGTCCAACCCTTCCTCCCACAACTCAACTCATCAAAACCACAATACCAACAACCACTGCGAGAAAAGTAATGAGCACAACACATGTCATTACGACAACCACTTCAACAACAACCACTGTGACAACAACAGCACCCACTACAACCACTGTGACAACAACAGCACCCACCACAACCACTGTGACAACAACAGCACCCACTACAACCACTGTGACAACAACAGCACCCACCACAACCACTGTGACAACAACAGCACCCACTACAACCACTGTGACAACAACAGCACCCACTACAACCACTGTGACTACAACAGCACCCACTACAACCACTGTGACTACAACAGCACCCACTACAACCACTGTGACTACAACAGCACCCACTACAACCACTGTGACTACAACACTACCCACTACAACCACTGTGACTACAACAGCACCCACTACAACCACTGTGACTACAACAGCACCCACTACTACTACTATTGCACCCACTACCACTATGACTACTACTATTGCACCCACTACCATTATGACTACAACAGAACTCACTACAACAATTGCACTTACTTCTTTTGTGACAACAACAGCACCCACTACAACTACAGCATTCACAACAATTGCAACTACAACAACCGTTGAACCCATAGTTGGTTTCAAGACTACATGTCAACAAGAGTGGAGCTCTACAACTCAAACTACTACGACAACCATGACAACAACTGCACTTACAACAACTGTTCCCATCACaacaccaacaaccatgctCAGGACAACCCGACCAACAACCACTAAGACAACGCAACCTCCTGCACCAACTCCTCCTCTGAGCTTCACCTGTCCTTTTGAAGTGAATCCTTCAGAGCCAACACCCTATTTCCTGCACCAGTCCAGCATCAAGATTCAGGAGTGTAAATCTCACATGATGATCTACATTGCACTGGGGATTATAGAGATGACTTGCATGCTGGTGCTGGCTAAACTTGTTCTATCTATTTACCGCCTGTTGCAGCAGAGGGAGAGGATGAACCATAGGATCAATCTCACCCACTTCTCCTACAGGAGAGAGGTCATCCTAAGGCCTTTGCAAGAGACAGAAACTCATGGACTATGA
- the LOC105353900 gene encoding carboxypeptidase N subunit 2-like isoform X2, whose translation MKSSPTLSTCVMVKEIPDYQFVFGKSTTEIPRNLRPGVTEVFFVDSQIKTIPKASFVENPQLEKVEFMNTNTTFLEVGAFEGLVNLISIEISNNPLSSIPVGVFADVSNLETLILKFNKLSGLQNGLFEGLGKLRDLQLHENKIQVIEDQVFQGLDNLEKLSLAKNNLTSVSTDWFSDLKKLKVLRIYDNQLTTIPEDLLKNFPNLEEVGLQGNQITSLPPNLFPHKNKLTKLYLDNNLLTGLPEGYFVGFPKLKVLTLNKNKLNSLPSVLFGEMPKLTELSLQLNNLSTLPTGIFSPLKKVKKLDLSKNHFVTLSADYFLGPEKLTDLNLQHNQIKTLDANLFENLQSLTSLKLSNNNLHALPGNIFEPLVKLSKLDLSNNPWHCDCNLKDLHGWIRDNSEKLKPPVVCEHPELLKGQEIRSLRDDQLICPTLPPTTQLIKTTIPTTTARKVMSTTHVITTTTSTTTTVTTTAPTTTTVTTTAPTTTTVTTTAPTTTTVTTTAPTTTTVTTTAPTTTTVTTTAPTTTTVTTTAPTTTTVTTTAPTTTTVTTTAPTTTTVTTTLPTTTTVTTTAPTTTTVTTTAPTTTTIAPTTTMTTTIAPTTIMTTTELTTTIALTSFVTTTAPTTTTAFTTIATTTTVEPIVGFKTTCQQEWSSTTQTTTTTMTTTALTTTVPITTPTTMLRTTRPTTTKTTQPPAPTPPLSFTCPFEVNPSEPTPYFLHQSSIKIQECKSHMMIYIALGIIEMTCMLVLAKLVLSIYRLLQQRERMNHRINLTHFSYRREVILRPLQETETHGL comes from the exons atgaaatcctctccaactttatccacctgtgtcatg GTTAAAGAAATTCCAGATTACCAGTTTGTTTTTGGTAAATCTACGACAGAAATTCCAAGGAATCTAAGACCCGGAGTGACGGAGGTGTTTTTTGTGGATAGCCAGATTAAAACCATCCCCAAGGCTTCTTTTGTTGAAAACCCCCAGCTTGAGAAGGTGGAGTTCATGAACACTAACACAACCTTTTTAGAGGTGGGAGCTTTTGAAGGTCTAGTGAACCTCATAAGTATTGAGATCTCCAACAATCCGCTAAGTTCAATTCCAGTGGGTGTCTTTGCTGATGTCAGCAATCTAGAGACCCTTATTCTAAAGTTTAACAAGCTCAGTGGACTCCAGAATGGTTTATTTGAAGGTCTTGGGAAACTTAGAGACCTTCAGCTTCACGAAAACAAGATTCAAGTTATTGAAGACCAGGTGTTTCAGGGTCTTGACAACCTTGAAAAGCtcagtttggctaaaaacaacctTACATCTGTGTCCACTGACTGGTTTTCCGACCTGAAAAAACTGAAGGTTCTACGAATTTATGATAATCAGCTGACCACCATTCCCGAAGATCTTTTGAAGAACTTCCCCAATCTGGAAGAGGTTGGGTTGCAAGGAAACCAGATCACTTCATTACCtccaaatctgtttccacacaaaaacaagctaACTAAGCTGTATCTGGACAATAATCTACTGACTGGTTTACCTGAGGGATATTTTGTGGGCTTCCCTAAGCTTAAAGTTTTGACCCTGAACAAGAACAAACTAAACAGTCTGCCATCTGTTCTTTTTGGAGAAATGCCTAAATTGACTGAGTTAAGCCTCCAGCTAAACAATCTCAGCACCCTTCCTACAGGAATATTCAGCCCTctgaagaaagtaaaaaaattagaTCTCTCGAAAAATCACTTTGTCACCTTGTCTGCTGATTACTTCCTTGGTCCAGAGAAGCTCACCGACTTGAATCTGCAGCACAACCAGATAAAAACATTGGATGCAAACTTGTTTGAAAACCTACAATCACTGACGTCCCTCAAACTTTCCAACAACAACCTCCATGCCCTTCCAGGAAATATTTTTGAACCTCTTGTAAAACTCAGCAAACTTGACCTTAGTAACAACCCCTGGCACTGTGACTGTAACCTGAAAGATCTTCACGGGTGGATAAGAGACAACTCTGAGAAGCTCAAGCCTCCGGTGGTGTGCGAACATCCAGAACTTCTGAAAGGACAGGAAATCCGATCACTGAGGGACGATCAACTTATTTGTCCAACCCTTCCTCCCACAACTCAACTCATCAAAACCACAATACCAACAACCACTGCGAGAAAAGTAATGAGCACAACACATGTCATTACGACAACCACTTCAACAACAACCACTGTGACAACAACAGCACCCACTACAACCACTGTGACAACAACAGCACCCACCACAACCACTGTGACAACAACAGCACCCACTACAACCACTGTGACAACAACAGCACCCACCACAACCACTGTGACAACAACAGCACCCACTACAACCACTGTGACAACAACAGCACCCACTACAACCACTGTGACTACAACAGCACCCACTACAACCACTGTGACTACAACAGCACCCACTACAACCACTGTGACTACAACAGCACCCACTACAACCACTGTGACTACAACACTACCCACTACAACCACTGTGACTACAACAGCACCCACTACAACCACTGTGACTACAACAGCACCCACTACTACTACTATTGCACCCACTACCACTATGACTACTACTATTGCACCCACTACCATTATGACTACAACAGAACTCACTACAACAATTGCACTTACTTCTTTTGTGACAACAACAGCACCCACTACAACTACAGCATTCACAACAATTGCAACTACAACAACCGTTGAACCCATAGTTGGTTTCAAGACTACATGTCAACAAGAGTGGAGCTCTACAACTCAAACTACTACGACAACCATGACAACAACTGCACTTACAACAACTGTTCCCATCACaacaccaacaaccatgctCAGGACAACCCGACCAACAACCACTAAGACAACGCAACCTCCTGCACCAACTCCTCCTCTGAGCTTCACCTGTCCTTTTGAAGTGAATCCTTCAGAGCCAACACCCTATTTCCTGCACCAGTCCAGCATCAAGATTCAGGAGTGTAAATCTCACATGATGATCTACATTGCACTGGGGATTATAGAGATGACTTGCATGCTGGTGCTGGCTAAACTTGTTCTATCTATTTACCGCCTGTTGCAGCAGAGGGAGAGGATGAACCATAGGATCAATCTCACCCACTTCTCCTACAGGAGAGAGGTCATCCTAAGGCCTTTGCAAGAGACAGAAACTCATGGACTATGA
- the LOC105353900 gene encoding carboxypeptidase N subunit 2-like isoform X1 yields the protein MKSSPTLSTCVMGRRRSSLKIVILFVSLHLGFSQVKEIPDYQFVFGKSTTEIPRNLRPGVTEVFFVDSQIKTIPKASFVENPQLEKVEFMNTNTTFLEVGAFEGLVNLISIEISNNPLSSIPVGVFADVSNLETLILKFNKLSGLQNGLFEGLGKLRDLQLHENKIQVIEDQVFQGLDNLEKLSLAKNNLTSVSTDWFSDLKKLKVLRIYDNQLTTIPEDLLKNFPNLEEVGLQGNQITSLPPNLFPHKNKLTKLYLDNNLLTGLPEGYFVGFPKLKVLTLNKNKLNSLPSVLFGEMPKLTELSLQLNNLSTLPTGIFSPLKKVKKLDLSKNHFVTLSADYFLGPEKLTDLNLQHNQIKTLDANLFENLQSLTSLKLSNNNLHALPGNIFEPLVKLSKLDLSNNPWHCDCNLKDLHGWIRDNSEKLKPPVVCEHPELLKGQEIRSLRDDQLICPTLPPTTQLIKTTIPTTTARKVMSTTHVITTTTSTTTTVTTTAPTTTTVTTTAPTTTTVTTTAPTTTTVTTTAPTTTTVTTTAPTTTTVTTTAPTTTTVTTTAPTTTTVTTTAPTTTTVTTTAPTTTTVTTTLPTTTTVTTTAPTTTTVTTTAPTTTTIAPTTTMTTTIAPTTIMTTTELTTTIALTSFVTTTAPTTTTAFTTIATTTTVEPIVGFKTTCQQEWSSTTQTTTTTMTTTALTTTVPITTPTTMLRTTRPTTTKTTQPPAPTPPLSFTCPFEVNPSEPTPYFLHQSSIKIQECKSHMMIYIALGIIEMTCMLVLAKLVLSIYRLLQQRERMNHRINLTHFSYRREVILRPLQETETHGL from the exons atgaaatcctctccaactttatccacctgtgtcatg GGGAGAAGAAGGTCAAGTTTGAAGATCGTCattctttttgtgtctttacATCTGGGCTTTTCACAGGTTAAAGAAATTCCAGATTACCAGTTTGTTTTTGGTAAATCTACGACAGAAATTCCAAGGAATCTAAGACCCGGAGTGACGGAGGTGTTTTTTGTGGATAGCCAGATTAAAACCATCCCCAAGGCTTCTTTTGTTGAAAACCCCCAGCTTGAGAAGGTGGAGTTCATGAACACTAACACAACCTTTTTAGAGGTGGGAGCTTTTGAAGGTCTAGTGAACCTCATAAGTATTGAGATCTCCAACAATCCGCTAAGTTCAATTCCAGTGGGTGTCTTTGCTGATGTCAGCAATCTAGAGACCCTTATTCTAAAGTTTAACAAGCTCAGTGGACTCCAGAATGGTTTATTTGAAGGTCTTGGGAAACTTAGAGACCTTCAGCTTCACGAAAACAAGATTCAAGTTATTGAAGACCAGGTGTTTCAGGGTCTTGACAACCTTGAAAAGCtcagtttggctaaaaacaacctTACATCTGTGTCCACTGACTGGTTTTCCGACCTGAAAAAACTGAAGGTTCTACGAATTTATGATAATCAGCTGACCACCATTCCCGAAGATCTTTTGAAGAACTTCCCCAATCTGGAAGAGGTTGGGTTGCAAGGAAACCAGATCACTTCATTACCtccaaatctgtttccacacaaaaacaagctaACTAAGCTGTATCTGGACAATAATCTACTGACTGGTTTACCTGAGGGATATTTTGTGGGCTTCCCTAAGCTTAAAGTTTTGACCCTGAACAAGAACAAACTAAACAGTCTGCCATCTGTTCTTTTTGGAGAAATGCCTAAATTGACTGAGTTAAGCCTCCAGCTAAACAATCTCAGCACCCTTCCTACAGGAATATTCAGCCCTctgaagaaagtaaaaaaattagaTCTCTCGAAAAATCACTTTGTCACCTTGTCTGCTGATTACTTCCTTGGTCCAGAGAAGCTCACCGACTTGAATCTGCAGCACAACCAGATAAAAACATTGGATGCAAACTTGTTTGAAAACCTACAATCACTGACGTCCCTCAAACTTTCCAACAACAACCTCCATGCCCTTCCAGGAAATATTTTTGAACCTCTTGTAAAACTCAGCAAACTTGACCTTAGTAACAACCCCTGGCACTGTGACTGTAACCTGAAAGATCTTCACGGGTGGATAAGAGACAACTCTGAGAAGCTCAAGCCTCCGGTGGTGTGCGAACATCCAGAACTTCTGAAAGGACAGGAAATCCGATCACTGAGGGACGATCAACTTATTTGTCCAACCCTTCCTCCCACAACTCAACTCATCAAAACCACAATACCAACAACCACTGCGAGAAAAGTAATGAGCACAACACATGTCATTACGACAACCACTTCAACAACAACCACTGTGACAACAACAGCACCCACTACAACCACTGTGACAACAACAGCACCCACCACAACCACTGTGACAACAACAGCACCCACTACAACCACTGTGACAACAACAGCACCCACCACAACCACTGTGACAACAACAGCACCCACTACAACCACTGTGACAACAACAGCACCCACTACAACCACTGTGACTACAACAGCACCCACTACAACCACTGTGACTACAACAGCACCCACTACAACCACTGTGACTACAACAGCACCCACTACAACCACTGTGACTACAACACTACCCACTACAACCACTGTGACTACAACAGCACCCACTACAACCACTGTGACTACAACAGCACCCACTACTACTACTATTGCACCCACTACCACTATGACTACTACTATTGCACCCACTACCATTATGACTACAACAGAACTCACTACAACAATTGCACTTACTTCTTTTGTGACAACAACAGCACCCACTACAACTACAGCATTCACAACAATTGCAACTACAACAACCGTTGAACCCATAGTTGGTTTCAAGACTACATGTCAACAAGAGTGGAGCTCTACAACTCAAACTACTACGACAACCATGACAACAACTGCACTTACAACAACTGTTCCCATCACaacaccaacaaccatgctCAGGACAACCCGACCAACAACCACTAAGACAACGCAACCTCCTGCACCAACTCCTCCTCTGAGCTTCACCTGTCCTTTTGAAGTGAATCCTTCAGAGCCAACACCCTATTTCCTGCACCAGTCCAGCATCAAGATTCAGGAGTGTAAATCTCACATGATGATCTACATTGCACTGGGGATTATAGAGATGACTTGCATGCTGGTGCTGGCTAAACTTGTTCTATCTATTTACCGCCTGTTGCAGCAGAGGGAGAGGATGAACCATAGGATCAATCTCACCCACTTCTCCTACAGGAGAGAGGTCATCCTAAGGCCTTTGCAAGAGACAGAAACTCATGGACTATGA